From Humibacter ginsenosidimutans, a single genomic window includes:
- a CDS encoding alpha/beta hydrolase, whose translation MLAWLLHLKIQDISFLATVAGLTVVAVLALILRRPTKRWMLTASIGVTSGAGVGYLLAWLVGDVWNLFGAQLSTSETLWVALVFSGLGLAIVSTWRSQWWRKLVALVAVPLVIVTGCAFVNADVGYYTDVSDALGMQQYQGGALGHEHGDPLHGTIPVVDTTTWTPPADLPKAGEVLSVAIPGTVSHFAARDAVVYLPPAARVADPPALPVIIALSGQPGSPSDWFASGHIAQVMDAYAAAHKGIAPIVVSPDQLGPTASNTMCVNSPLGNSATYVTTDVVDWVTSHLYVATDRDAWSLFGFSQGATCSSQFLTGDPARFGSMLAVSSEIGPENGPDTVAQAFDGSQAEYAAAMPIAKMHAHGRYRDTLAVFAVGSEDSRYVGWDEQLHAAAQREGMNTQLYVSPGTGHDWFTVAYGVQKGMPAVLAHMGLG comes from the coding sequence ATGCTCGCCTGGCTCCTGCATCTGAAGATCCAGGACATCTCCTTCCTCGCCACCGTCGCCGGCCTCACCGTCGTCGCGGTGCTCGCGCTGATCCTGCGCAGGCCCACCAAGCGCTGGATGCTCACCGCCTCGATCGGGGTGACAAGCGGCGCGGGCGTCGGCTACCTGCTCGCCTGGCTGGTCGGCGACGTGTGGAACCTCTTCGGCGCCCAGCTGTCGACCTCCGAGACCCTCTGGGTCGCGCTGGTGTTCTCCGGCCTCGGGCTCGCCATCGTGAGCACGTGGCGTTCGCAATGGTGGCGCAAGCTGGTCGCCCTGGTCGCAGTGCCGCTCGTGATCGTGACGGGGTGCGCCTTCGTGAACGCCGACGTCGGCTACTACACCGACGTGAGCGATGCGCTCGGCATGCAGCAGTATCAGGGCGGTGCACTCGGCCACGAGCACGGGGACCCCCTGCACGGCACCATTCCCGTCGTCGACACGACGACCTGGACACCACCCGCCGACTTGCCGAAGGCCGGCGAGGTGCTCTCTGTGGCGATTCCCGGCACGGTCTCCCACTTCGCCGCCCGCGACGCGGTGGTTTATCTGCCCCCGGCGGCCCGGGTCGCCGATCCGCCGGCGCTTCCGGTGATCATCGCCCTGTCCGGCCAGCCCGGCTCACCGAGCGACTGGTTCGCGTCCGGGCACATCGCCCAGGTCATGGATGCCTACGCCGCCGCCCATAAGGGCATCGCGCCGATCGTCGTGTCGCCCGACCAGCTCGGGCCGACGGCATCCAACACCATGTGCGTGAACTCGCCGCTCGGCAACTCGGCGACCTACGTCACCACCGACGTGGTCGACTGGGTCACCAGTCACCTCTACGTCGCGACCGACCGCGATGCGTGGTCGCTGTTCGGCTTCTCGCAGGGAGCGACCTGCTCGTCGCAGTTCCTCACCGGTGACCCGGCTCGTTTCGGGTCGATGCTCGCCGTGTCGAGCGAGATCGGTCCCGAGAACGGGCCCGACACCGTGGCGCAGGCATTCGACGGCTCGCAGGCCGAATACGCCGCCGCCATGCCCATCGCGAAGATGCACGCCCACGGAAGGTACCGCGACACGCTCGCCGTCTTCGCGGTCGGCTCAGAAGACAGCAGGTACGTCGGCTGGGACGAGCAACTGCACGCCGCCGCTCAACGTGAAGGCATGAACACGCAGCTGTATGTCTCGCCGGGTACCGGGCACGACTGGTTCACCGTCGCCTACGGGGTGCAGAAGGGGATGCCCGCCGTGCTCGCCCACATGGGACTCGGCTGA